The following coding sequences are from one Leptolyngbya sp. NIES-3755 window:
- a CDS encoding hydrophobic amino acid uptake ABC-transporter (similar to AA sequence:cyanobase_aa:MAE24210), whose amino-acid sequence MFFRTTSTTEDEARALFNAFRQKVSNERKIGIFYSNEKFSQDLAEQFKDLLRSGNINFTEKNLADSNFDAARSLSEMNDVDAIALFADGQTNSSTTFRRSIEVLRQIAGSKLILASNTLYNSSILGEMTKLADRIGFDKLDGKLIVAADWFFEQDGASAFRQEVKSYWAGDVNHKAALSYEAVQALVAVFQAPNFKPNEIRDRFSDRDFSVNSDILQGRKISFDPDTGDRKAPVRIALKVTRRGDQFVFDSLN is encoded by the coding sequence GTGTTCTTCCGCACCACTTCGACAACTGAAGATGAAGCGAGAGCTTTATTTAATGCGTTCAGACAAAAAGTTTCAAACGAAAGAAAGATTGGCATTTTTTACAGCAACGAAAAGTTTAGTCAAGACCTTGCAGAACAATTCAAAGATCTACTGCGATCGGGCAATATCAACTTTACTGAGAAAAACCTCGCTGACAGTAATTTTGATGCGGCTCGATCGCTCTCTGAAATGAACGATGTTGATGCGATCGCGCTTTTTGCAGATGGACAAACGAATAGTTCCACCACGTTCAGACGATCGATCGAAGTTCTCAGACAAATCGCAGGCAGTAAATTGATTTTGGCTTCAAACACGCTCTACAACAGCAGCATTTTAGGAGAAATGACTAAGCTTGCCGACCGTATCGGATTCGATAAGCTAGACGGCAAATTGATTGTTGCTGCGGATTGGTTTTTTGAGCAGGATGGAGCCAGCGCGTTTCGACAAGAAGTGAAATCCTACTGGGCAGGCGATGTCAACCATAAGGCGGCTTTGTCTTATGAAGCAGTGCAAGCATTGGTGGCAGTGTTTCAAGCTCCAAACTTTAAGCCGAATGAAATTCGCGATCGATTCAGCGATCGGGACTTTAGCGTGAACAGCGATATTCTTCAGGGTCGTAAAATTAGCTTTGATCCGGATACAGGCGATCGAAAAGCTCCCGTGCGAATTGCGCTTAAGGTGACTCGC
- a CDS encoding putative transposase [ISY523a: - 968419] (similar to AA sequence:cyanobase_aa:sll1716), translating into MSRKPYPTDVSDEEWVFVAPYLTLMSEDAPQREHSLREVFNGLRYVARSGGAWRLMPHDLPPWAAVYQQTQRWMKAGVFETMVHDLRELLRLLSGRNEQPSAVILDSRTLQSTLESGHRAGYDGGKRKKGSKVHIAVDTLGQLLALHVTPANEQDRHQVQVLVEQVQQVTGDNIEVAFVDQAYTGEPAAQAAEQQGVRLEVVKLPEAKKGFVLLPRRWVVERSFGWMSRFRRLVRDYERLAETLAGFHLVAFAMLMVKQFVELRFQSS; encoded by the coding sequence ATGAGTAGAAAGCCTTATCCCACAGATGTCAGCGACGAAGAATGGGTATTTGTCGCACCATACTTAACATTGATGAGCGAAGATGCACCGCAGCGCGAACACAGTCTGAGAGAAGTGTTTAACGGTTTACGATACGTGGCGAGAAGCGGAGGAGCGTGGCGACTAATGCCGCATGACTTGCCGCCGTGGGCAGCGGTGTACCAACAAACGCAGCGGTGGATGAAAGCAGGGGTGTTTGAAACGATGGTACATGACCTGCGCGAATTGTTACGGCTTCTGTCTGGACGCAACGAGCAACCGAGTGCCGTGATTCTAGATAGTCGCACCTTACAGTCTACGCTTGAGAGCGGACATCGAGCAGGGTACGACGGCGGGAAACGCAAGAAAGGCAGCAAAGTCCATATTGCGGTGGACACATTAGGGCAACTGTTAGCGTTGCACGTCACGCCTGCGAACGAGCAAGACCGTCACCAAGTCCAAGTTCTGGTTGAGCAAGTGCAACAAGTCACCGGAGACAACATAGAAGTGGCGTTTGTTGATCAAGCTTATACCGGAGAACCAGCGGCACAAGCGGCAGAACAGCAAGGAGTTCGATTGGAAGTCGTGAAACTGCCGGAAGCCAAGAAGGGCTTCGTGCTGCTTCCTCGTCGGTGGGTGGTCGAGCGTAGTTTTGGCTGGATGTCCCGGTTTCGGCGGTTAGTGCGAGATTATGAGCGTCTAGCTGAAACTTTAGCAGGGTTTCACCTGGTCGCGTTTGCGATGTTGATGGTCAAACAGTTTGTTGAACTTCGCTTTCAAAGTTCATAA
- a CDS encoding serine/threonine kinase (similar to AA sequence:cyanobase_aa:alr0344): MSYCINPWCLQRHNQASTNYCQACQTPLVIHDRYRILRSLLGEHEHPYTEVFEVSDLEEGGKRKVLKTLKCQTNPKLREAFGQERRVLSELKHPSIPRLEDAFSIAITHPTHRELPCLVMQWIEGENLEDWLDRGQRLTTETMAIDWFAQIARVLDYVHQRQFFHRDIKPSNIIRQPSGRLVLIDFGTARELTETVINGHSVTQWRSLGYTAPEQLIGKAVPQSDVYALGRTLLHLLTGTRPDYLDAPYWDTMLDFTPSDRFRNLLDRCLNDNPQQRPTPKAILAELQPTQSTAPTGSTTIPPVIPLPPKQWKFPKYSKWIALGLIAVMIAIVLSFFRPSMIPVGSQSPETAPISLIPTDRLISYGQLDKIDDDRISQLRLDFQSRKEEGVNQLRQGDFAGAVKVFDQIRNVFGQQRDKLSADERAQALQAFKDPEILIYRNNAESRRRSIAEKTPLYTIAVATPLNLEDTDVSRQILFGVAQMQDRAVQRKLNLEVMIANDRGNTEQAKAIAQSLVNGIDGRKILAVVGHYTSAVTCAALEGVMNFESEVQQTV; encoded by the coding sequence ATGAGTTATTGCATCAATCCCTGGTGCCTCCAGCGACACAATCAAGCTTCGACAAATTACTGCCAAGCTTGTCAAACTCCGCTGGTCATTCACGATCGTTATCGAATTCTGCGATCGCTGTTGGGGGAACATGAACATCCTTACACCGAAGTGTTTGAAGTCTCAGATCTCGAAGAAGGCGGCAAGCGGAAAGTTCTCAAAACTCTGAAATGTCAAACGAATCCCAAGCTCCGAGAAGCCTTTGGACAAGAACGTAGAGTGTTATCAGAACTAAAGCACCCAAGCATTCCAAGACTTGAAGATGCGTTTTCGATCGCCATTACCCATCCAACCCACCGAGAGCTTCCTTGCTTAGTGATGCAATGGATTGAAGGTGAAAATCTCGAAGATTGGCTCGATCGAGGTCAGCGATTGACGACTGAAACAATGGCGATCGATTGGTTTGCTCAAATTGCCAGAGTTTTAGATTATGTCCATCAAAGACAGTTCTTTCACCGCGATATCAAACCCTCAAATATCATTCGTCAACCCAGCGGCAGACTCGTCTTAATCGACTTTGGAACTGCTAGAGAACTCACCGAAACAGTGATTAATGGACATTCAGTCACTCAATGGCGTTCTCTTGGCTATACGGCTCCAGAACAACTCATCGGCAAAGCAGTACCGCAATCCGATGTTTATGCTCTGGGACGAACTCTATTACATCTTCTCACCGGAACTCGTCCAGATTATTTGGATGCGCCGTATTGGGACACAATGCTCGATTTCACACCTTCGGATCGGTTTCGGAATTTGCTCGATCGCTGTTTAAACGATAATCCCCAACAGCGCCCCACCCCAAAAGCGATTCTCGCAGAACTTCAACCTACTCAAAGTACTGCACCAACAGGATCAACAACGATTCCTCCTGTAATCCCACTGCCACCCAAGCAATGGAAATTCCCAAAGTATTCTAAGTGGATTGCACTCGGACTCATTGCAGTAATGATTGCGATCGTACTCAGTTTTTTCCGACCTTCAATGATTCCGGTCGGCTCACAAAGCCCTGAAACTGCACCAATTTCACTGATTCCGACTGACCGATTAATTAGCTACGGACAACTCGACAAAATTGACGACGATCGCATTTCCCAACTGCGGTTAGATTTTCAGAGCCGCAAAGAAGAAGGAGTCAATCAACTGAGACAAGGTGATTTTGCTGGAGCAGTGAAGGTCTTTGATCAAATTCGCAATGTCTTTGGACAGCAGAGAGATAAGCTTTCCGCTGATGAACGAGCACAAGCCCTTCAAGCCTTTAAAGATCCGGAAATCCTGATTTACCGTAACAATGCCGAATCGCGTAGACGCAGCATTGCAGAGAAAACACCGCTTTATACGATCGCAGTTGCTACTCCGCTGAATCTAGAGGATACCGATGTCAGCCGTCAGATTCTCTTTGGAGTCGCACAAATGCAAGATCGAGCCGTCCAACGCAAGCTCAATCTTGAAGTCATGATCGCCAACGATCGAGGTAACACTGAACAAGCAAAAGCGATCGCACAATCCTTAGTTAACGGGATTGATGGACGGAAAATTCTAGCTGTCGTCGGACATTACACCAGCGCGGTAACTTGTGCAGCACTAGAGGGTGTTATGAACTTTGAAAGCGAAGTTCAACAAACTGTTTGA
- a CDS encoding WD-repeat protein (similar to AA sequence:cyanobase_aa:alr2800) yields the protein MVGLRASATGKQQIKQVIEARNWNMTDERALIAASHRLGGSRDQFAKGVSETTWKRFVYASRPIHRRTFQIYCDVLDLDWKTIAEFPELRISRDDLSLMPLIQNFYGRSDELIQLTNLLLKYQFVILYGAVGIGKTAIAVKLVEQAKSLFERRIWLQFDHRLPIEQLLLNLLHTLSETPRSLPNDLTRLTQVLRQDLANSRMLIVLDEVNPDQSDRVNYQHLIRTLQDLGQTQHQSCILVTTRERPPEFTALMREQAISQVLIGLDPESGCKILADGQLKFRPEDKKQVVDRYSGNPLALKLVCPIVRDLFQGQVHQFLENPGIYVSRLIQQALIQQIQTLPEFDRLILKLLARSEPLSQRELQDELKGQGDLIEGLDRLGRRSLIEKVIEGYDVLYTLQPMILEVVRRHLKTTS from the coding sequence ATGGTCGGATTAAGAGCTTCGGCAACCGGAAAACAACAAATTAAACAGGTCATTGAAGCCCGGAACTGGAATATGACCGATGAACGGGCGCTGATTGCCGCGAGTCACCGTCTTGGAGGTTCGCGTGATCAGTTTGCTAAAGGCGTGTCAGAAACGACTTGGAAGCGGTTTGTATATGCCAGTCGCCCAATTCATCGCCGCACTTTTCAGATTTACTGTGATGTGCTGGATCTCGATTGGAAAACGATCGCTGAATTTCCTGAACTCAGAATTTCTCGTGATGATCTGAGTTTGATGCCATTGATTCAAAACTTTTATGGTCGTAGTGATGAACTGATCCAATTAACAAATCTGTTGCTCAAATATCAATTCGTGATTTTATACGGCGCAGTTGGAATCGGAAAAACCGCGATCGCTGTGAAGTTAGTCGAGCAAGCGAAATCATTATTCGAGCGACGAATTTGGCTGCAATTTGATCATCGTTTACCGATCGAACAATTGCTGCTCAATCTACTGCACACATTGTCTGAAACTCCTCGATCGTTGCCGAATGATTTAACCAGACTGACTCAAGTTTTGAGACAAGATTTAGCGAATTCGAGAATGCTCATTGTGCTTGATGAAGTCAATCCAGATCAAAGCGATCGCGTCAATTATCAACATCTAATTCGCACCTTGCAAGACTTAGGACAGACTCAACATCAGAGTTGCATTCTCGTCACCACTCGCGAACGTCCACCAGAGTTTACGGCATTAATGCGCGAACAGGCGATTTCGCAAGTCTTGATTGGTCTTGATCCAGAATCAGGCTGCAAAATTTTGGCAGATGGACAACTGAAATTTAGACCTGAAGACAAAAAGCAAGTGGTCGATCGATATAGCGGAAATCCGCTCGCACTCAAGCTCGTCTGTCCGATCGTCCGAGACTTATTTCAAGGTCAAGTGCATCAATTTTTAGAAAATCCAGGCATCTATGTTTCAAGATTGATTCAACAAGCTCTAATACAACAAATTCAAACGCTTCCCGAATTCGATCGATTAATTTTGAAACTATTAGCACGATCAGAACCACTATCACAGCGAGAATTACAAGATGAACTGAAAGGACAAGGTGATTTGATCGAAGGACTCGATCGCTTAGGACGACGATCGCTGATTGAGAAAGTGATCGAAGGATATGACGTTTTATACACGCTTCAACCGATGATATTAGAAGTGGTACGAAGACATTTGAAGACAACTTCCTAA
- a CDS encoding hypothetical protein (hypothetical protein MC7420_2025;~similar to AA sequence:cyanobase_aa:LBDG_49630), translating into MSASNYWTLFRLSASGRAIPKPMLSAKSFFQQQFSEAQDTRSIQIRLFNLSQSSDQTTAQLALLCLRCYISYQIVSTCLRLVERFGDRYSFNLTDILPFVLDDQGRTEFRKTLSFEILRTFQPDKGSLSTWTARFVQQRPDLTRFFAQQGLLLVSNWALLNDTSEKQLCRILSEVYLLSPREIDRAIALLNAYHSVYRNDPSRAGRCIPPSIAQLQKIAQHLSSSDSPDVLMSRLNRLGNYVRQYRVWCRRGAALTCPIDSVMLQPVEIEKQVCPLETRFLRRYRQALITELDRAIINVLTARMQKVSSQDFLLSLHALYCGKQTMRAIAVQLGLPGQYRVVRLVQLAKLRSTIQAELIDRLKPRLAPFLPVASIDLDRILQDELEPLFNLDAQYLQTPIAYRSSESRSLFTLRMEHCVEKLFTERRTLQATMAQAG; encoded by the coding sequence ATGAGCGCATCCAATTACTGGACTCTATTCCGTTTGAGTGCTTCAGGTCGGGCAATTCCAAAACCCATGCTGTCTGCAAAATCTTTTTTTCAACAGCAATTTTCTGAAGCTCAAGACACTCGATCGATTCAAATTCGACTGTTTAATCTGAGCCAAAGTTCCGATCAAACCACTGCACAACTCGCGTTACTGTGTTTGCGTTGCTATATTTCCTATCAGATTGTTTCTACTTGTCTGCGATTGGTGGAACGATTTGGCGATCGCTACTCGTTCAATTTGACGGATATTCTCCCCTTTGTTCTGGATGATCAAGGACGAACCGAATTTAGAAAAACGCTGTCTTTTGAAATTCTCCGAACGTTCCAACCCGACAAAGGTAGCTTATCGACGTGGACGGCTCGATTTGTCCAACAGCGTCCAGATTTAACCCGCTTTTTTGCTCAACAAGGACTACTTTTGGTGAGTAATTGGGCGCTGTTGAATGACACAAGCGAAAAGCAACTCTGTCGAATTTTGAGCGAGGTTTATTTACTGTCACCACGAGAAATCGATCGAGCGATCGCGCTTCTAAATGCGTATCATTCGGTGTATCGAAATGATCCCAGTCGTGCCGGTCGCTGTATTCCACCGTCGATCGCTCAATTGCAAAAAATCGCTCAGCATCTCAGTTCCTCTGATTCACCCGATGTTTTAATGTCGCGCCTGAATCGGTTAGGAAACTATGTTCGTCAATATCGCGTTTGGTGCAGACGAGGAGCCGCTTTGACTTGTCCGATCGATTCCGTGATGCTTCAACCCGTCGAGATCGAGAAACAAGTCTGCCCACTCGAAACTCGATTCCTCCGTCGCTATCGTCAAGCTTTAATTACCGAGCTAGATCGAGCAATTATCAATGTCCTGACGGCTCGAATGCAGAAAGTATCTTCTCAAGACTTTTTACTATCGCTGCATGCCTTGTACTGTGGAAAGCAGACGATGAGAGCGATCGCGGTTCAGCTTGGTTTACCAGGTCAGTATCGTGTCGTGCGATTGGTGCAATTAGCGAAACTACGATCGACGATTCAAGCCGAATTAATCGATCGCTTAAAACCCAGACTGGCTCCATTTCTGCCTGTCGCTTCGATTGATCTCGATCGAATTTTGCAAGACGAACTCGAACCGTTGTTCAATCTAGATGCACAGTACTTGCAAACTCCGATCGCTTATCGATCGTCCGAATCGCGGAGTTTGTTCACATTGCGAATGGAGCATTGTGTCGAAAAGCTCTTTACTGAGAGAAGAACCCTGCAAGCAACAATGGCACAAGCAGGATAG
- a CDS encoding glutathione S-transferase-like protein (similar to AA sequence:cyanobase_aa:LBDG_09490), with protein sequence MPPKLIIQLGRFVWTTMWKMMMSNLAPRDASGAYLRPESQFRDRIGSKSYPAASGRYKLFVGMSCPWAHRTLITRALKGLESSINLSIVSPSPENGGWILDKPEFGCTTLAELYRLAKPGYKGRSTVPVLWDCATNTIVNNESSEIIVMLNAKLNEFAAHPEIDLYPDYLRDEIDNWNLRTYNSVNNGVYRCGFAQTQEAYEAACNELFSMLDTIDKTLEKNRYLCGDTLTLADIRLFTTLFRFDAAYYGIFKCSRHRIQDYANLGAYVRDIYQLPGVAQTCDLQAVKRDYYGNLFPLNPGGIIPIDNDPQNLLAPHNRDRIYA encoded by the coding sequence ATGCCCCCGAAACTGATCATCCAACTCGGTCGCTTTGTTTGGACAACAATGTGGAAAATGATGATGTCCAATTTAGCTCCGCGTGATGCGTCTGGTGCTTATCTTCGCCCAGAGAGTCAGTTTCGGGATCGCATTGGATCAAAATCTTATCCTGCGGCTTCGGGGCGTTACAAATTGTTCGTAGGAATGAGTTGTCCTTGGGCACATCGAACGCTGATTACACGAGCATTAAAAGGATTGGAAAGTTCGATCAACCTCTCGATCGTGTCTCCCTCTCCCGAAAATGGCGGATGGATTCTCGACAAACCCGAATTCGGCTGTACCACTTTGGCAGAACTCTATCGATTAGCAAAACCAGGATATAAAGGTCGATCGACGGTTCCAGTGCTTTGGGACTGTGCGACAAATACGATCGTCAATAATGAAAGTTCAGAAATTATCGTAATGCTGAACGCTAAATTGAATGAATTTGCAGCACATCCAGAAATCGATTTGTATCCAGATTATTTACGCGATGAGATCGATAATTGGAATCTGAGAACTTATAACTCTGTCAATAATGGCGTTTATCGCTGTGGATTTGCTCAAACTCAGGAAGCGTATGAAGCTGCTTGCAATGAATTGTTTTCGATGTTAGATACGATCGACAAAACGCTAGAAAAGAATCGTTACCTTTGCGGTGATACGCTAACCCTTGCTGATATTCGATTATTCACAACGCTATTCCGCTTTGATGCTGCTTACTATGGAATCTTCAAATGCAGTCGTCATCGCATTCAAGACTATGCAAATTTAGGTGCTTATGTGCGTGATATTTACCAGCTTCCCGGTGTTGCTCAAACTTGTGATTTGCAAGCGGTAAAACGAGATTATTACGGCAATCTATTTCCACTAAATCCGGGTGGAATTATCCCGATCGATAACGATCCCCAAAACTTACTTGCACCCCACAATCGAGATCGAATTTACGCTTGA
- a CDS encoding hypothetical protein (conserved hypothetical protein;~similar to AA sequence:cyanobase_aa:LBDG_50470), which produces MELEALLEQRRLIRAIGFDDAPFIRKSGKPVSIAGIVCAGTRFEGMLWGQIEPDGWDATETIANILLNSKFLPQAHIVLLDGISLGGFNVVDLPALSDAIERPCVSVMRRYPKLEKVEFALRRLPEPERRLAVIAKAGEIHQSPPFVFQVHGASPETTARVLTRLTDRGHVPEALRLAHLIASAVMNGESGRQA; this is translated from the coding sequence ATGGAGCTAGAAGCACTGTTAGAACAACGTCGATTAATTCGAGCGATCGGGTTTGATGATGCTCCGTTTATTCGGAAGTCGGGCAAGCCAGTGTCGATCGCTGGAATTGTCTGTGCGGGTACTCGATTTGAAGGCATGTTATGGGGGCAGATCGAACCGGATGGCTGGGATGCGACAGAGACGATCGCGAACATTCTGTTAAATAGTAAATTTCTACCTCAAGCTCACATTGTGTTACTCGATGGCATTTCACTGGGTGGCTTTAATGTGGTGGATTTGCCTGCATTATCTGATGCGATCGAGCGTCCCTGTGTGAGTGTGATGCGCCGCTACCCAAAGCTCGAAAAAGTCGAATTTGCGCTCAGACGATTACCAGAACCGGAACGTCGATTGGCTGTGATTGCGAAGGCTGGAGAAATTCATCAATCACCGCCGTTTGTGTTTCAAGTGCATGGAGCGAGTCCAGAAACAACTGCGCGAGTATTGACACGATTAACCGATCGAGGTCATGTTCCTGAAGCGCTGAGATTGGCGCATTTGATTGCGTCGGCGGTGATGAATGGGGAAAGTGGTCGTCAAGCGTAA
- a CDS encoding toluene transport protein, putative (similar to AA sequence:cyanobase_aa:CT2230) — translation MKRWLSQAGFTLAGVILGVNGSATSVLASGFAISEQSVKGLGTAFSSSSTDIEDATAIFFNPAGLANFSGNSVVLGGSFIAPKIEFENRGTTAFSGAPIRGGNGGDAAPNAIAPTVYAAFDLSGSVKVGIGVNAPFALSTDYSSDWVGRYEALKSELQTININPTIAAKLSDQFSIGAGLNVQYAKAELSNAIDFGTIGRRVGLPTVPQGADGRIDIQGEDWSVGYNLGLMYTPSANTRIGLAYRSGITHDLRGNADFTVPSSVAALTRRGQFVDTGASARLKTPDTISLGAFQRVSPQVALVGDVTWTNWSRFQELRVDFDNPAQPAVVQPENWKDTFRVGLGVNYDVSPALTFRAGVAFDPSPVRDQFRTARIPDSDRTWIAIGASYRPSPSISLDIGYAHLFVKNASIDQVGSTGDRLRGEYSSNVNIIGVQTAWRF, via the coding sequence ATGAAACGTTGGTTATCTCAAGCTGGATTTACTCTAGCAGGTGTGATTTTAGGTGTGAACGGGTCGGCAACTTCGGTTTTAGCAAGCGGATTTGCAATTAGTGAACAAAGTGTGAAAGGGTTAGGGACTGCGTTTTCGAGTAGTTCAACCGATATTGAAGATGCAACTGCAATCTTTTTTAATCCTGCTGGTCTAGCAAATTTCTCAGGCAATTCCGTAGTTTTGGGTGGCTCTTTCATTGCTCCCAAAATCGAATTTGAAAATCGAGGAACGACTGCTTTTTCAGGTGCACCGATTCGAGGCGGAAATGGGGGCGATGCGGCTCCAAATGCGATCGCGCCCACGGTTTACGCAGCGTTCGATCTCAGTGGCTCAGTCAAAGTCGGAATCGGCGTGAATGCTCCTTTCGCACTTTCAACCGATTACAGTTCAGATTGGGTCGGGCGCTACGAAGCACTGAAATCGGAACTGCAAACGATCAATATCAACCCCACGATCGCAGCCAAATTATCGGATCAATTCTCGATCGGGGCGGGTTTGAATGTTCAGTACGCCAAAGCAGAACTCTCGAATGCGATCGACTTTGGCACGATCGGGCGGAGAGTCGGATTGCCCACCGTTCCTCAAGGTGCAGATGGCAGAATTGATATCCAGGGTGAAGATTGGAGCGTGGGCTACAACTTGGGATTAATGTATACCCCTTCCGCCAATACGCGGATTGGATTGGCTTATCGATCGGGCATTACTCACGATCTTCGAGGCAATGCAGATTTCACGGTTCCGAGTAGTGTCGCTGCTTTGACTCGACGTGGACAGTTCGTGGATACGGGAGCCTCAGCACGATTGAAAACGCCAGATACTATCTCGCTCGGTGCTTTCCAAAGAGTTAGTCCTCAAGTAGCACTCGTGGGAGACGTGACTTGGACAAACTGGAGCCGATTTCAAGAATTGCGGGTTGATTTTGACAATCCGGCTCAACCTGCTGTGGTACAACCAGAAAATTGGAAGGATACCTTTCGAGTGGGATTAGGCGTGAATTATGATGTTTCGCCTGCTTTGACTTTTAGAGCCGGGGTTGCATTCGATCCCAGTCCAGTCCGCGATCAGTTTCGGACGGCTCGGATTCCAGATAGCGATCGTACTTGGATCGCGATCGGAGCCAGTTATCGCCCTTCTCCTTCGATCAGTTTAGATATCGGTTACGCGCATTTATTTGTGAAGAATGCGTCGATCGATCAAGTGGGATCAACAGGCGATCGCTTACGGGGCGAGTACAGTTCTAATGTGAACATCATTGGTGTCCAAACTGCTTGGCGGTTTTAA
- a CDS encoding hypothetical protein (hypothetical protein Npun_F6444;~similar to AA sequence:cyanobase_aa:LBDG_16460), with protein sequence MATEETKPQGESELPPTVTDTVPDVIKENISSESEPTATTLPSANAPDPTAVNDGDNPNSAKPKAGKPGKDTPTDEAIKPAKAKKEKAPGLEDKPFADFVQQDYLPALKQGLEKLGTRSLELHFEKRKIPIKGYAQAPECWQVIGKWQPSYKQLREFNIYFFEENINGLKGFACAEGDLLSTMESFLIDERKVSLDLLVFGAVQRLNGQKWLALN encoded by the coding sequence ATGGCAACGGAAGAAACCAAGCCGCAAGGCGAATCGGAACTCCCACCCACGGTGACTGACACTGTGCCCGATGTAATTAAAGAAAACATAAGCAGTGAGTCAGAACCTACTGCCACGACGCTCCCATCCGCAAACGCGCCTGATCCGACTGCCGTGAACGATGGAGATAATCCTAACTCAGCAAAGCCTAAAGCTGGGAAACCAGGCAAAGATACGCCAACGGATGAAGCGATCAAACCTGCAAAGGCGAAAAAAGAAAAGGCTCCTGGTCTTGAAGACAAACCCTTTGCTGATTTTGTTCAACAGGATTATTTGCCTGCTCTGAAGCAAGGATTAGAAAAATTGGGAACGCGATCGCTAGAACTGCATTTCGAGAAGCGCAAAATTCCAATCAAAGGATACGCCCAAGCGCCGGAATGTTGGCAAGTGATTGGAAAATGGCAACCGAGCTACAAGCAATTACGCGAGTTCAACATCTATTTCTTTGAAGAGAATATCAATGGATTGAAAGGATTTGCTTGTGCAGAGGGAGACCTTTTAAGCACGATGGAATCTTTTCTGATCGATGAGCGTAAGGTTTCGTTGGATCTGCTGGTCTTCGGAGCGGTCCAACGGTTGAACGGTCAGAAGTGGCTGGCGTTGAATTAG
- a CDS encoding alpha/beta hydrolase fold protein (similar to AA sequence:cyanobase_aa:LBDG_16450): MNRFSLKVWIDGSGYPIVCLHGHPGSGRSMSVFTQHLSKRFQTIAPDLRGYGQSKTRENFVMLDHLDDLQGVLDQMGIDRALILGWSLGGIVALELAARFPEKVSGLILIATSARPWGDHPRISIQDNVYTAIAALLNIVKPGWQWNIDTFAKRSLFRHLIQQHTPETYQYIASDAVYAFLKTSPAANRALNAALSQGAYRVQNFEKISCPVLMLAGEHDRHINASSSCFTAEHLSNCECKVYPKTAHLLPWEIPNQILADVDEWLDRHPEVWH, translated from the coding sequence ATGAATCGATTTTCTTTAAAGGTATGGATTGATGGAAGCGGGTATCCGATCGTCTGTCTCCACGGTCATCCGGGATCGGGTCGCAGTATGAGTGTTTTTACTCAGCATTTATCAAAACGATTTCAAACGATCGCGCCTGATCTCCGAGGCTACGGTCAATCGAAAACACGAGAAAATTTCGTCATGCTCGATCACTTGGATGATCTTCAAGGTGTGCTAGATCAAATGGGAATCGATCGCGCTTTAATCCTCGGTTGGTCGCTCGGTGGCATTGTCGCGCTAGAACTCGCCGCCCGATTTCCTGAAAAAGTCAGCGGTTTGATTCTGATTGCCACTTCTGCACGTCCGTGGGGGGATCATCCGAGAATTAGCATTCAAGATAATGTTTATACTGCGATCGCGGCTTTACTCAACATCGTCAAACCCGGATGGCAGTGGAATATTGATACTTTTGCAAAGCGATCGCTCTTTCGGCATCTCATTCAGCAACATACGCCAGAGACGTATCAATACATTGCCAGCGATGCTGTTTATGCGTTCCTCAAGACTTCACCCGCTGCCAATCGAGCGTTAAATGCGGCATTGAGTCAAGGTGCGTATCGAGTGCAAAATTTTGAAAAAATCTCTTGTCCGGTCTTGATGCTGGCAGGAGAGCACGATCGACATATCAATGCGTCGTCAAGTTGCTTCACGGCTGAACACTTATCGAACTGTGAATGCAAGGTCTACCCAAAAACGGCTCATTTACTGCCCTGGGAAATTCCGAATCAAATCTTGGCGGATGTAGATGAATGGCTCGATCGACATCCAGAAGTCTGGCACTGA